Genomic window (Gemmatimonadota bacterium):
GGCGCGACGAACGCGCTCACCTTCACGACCGATCATCTGGGTGATGTGACCATCGTCGGCCCGGGCGCGGGTCGCGCGGAGACGGGATACTCCATCCTCACCGACATCCTCGCGATTCTTCGCGAGCAGGGAGGCGCGTCGTCATGAAAATGCTGATCGGAGGAGAGTGGGTCTCCCGGGAAGACACCATCGATGTGCGGAATCCCTTCGACGGATCCGTCGTGGACACGGTCCCTCGCGGAACCGCGGAAGATGTCCGGGCTGCCGTAGCCGGAGCGGTAAGCGGGTACAAGACAAACCGCGACCTCCCGGCCCATCGCCGGATCTCCATACTGATGCGCGCGGCGGAGATCATGCAGTCCCGCCATGAAGAGCTGGCGGAGACGATCGCAATGGAAGGATCCAAGACAATCACGGAGGCGCGCAAGGAGGTCGGGCGCGCGATCAACACCATCACGATCTCCGCCGAGGAAGCGCGCCGCATTACGGGGGAGACGCTCCCCTTCGACAGCGCGGAGGGGTCGGAGAATCGAGTGGGGTACTACTTCCGATTCCCCATCGGAGTGATTGCCGCCATCACGCCTTTCAACGACCCGCTGAACCTCGTCGCGCACAAGGTCGGCCCGGCGATCGCCGGGGGGAACTCCGTGGTCGTGAAACCCGCGACCGTCACCCCGCTCTCCGCGCTGAAGCTCGCGGAGATCCTCCTGGAGGCCGGGTTGCCGCCGGAAGTGATCTCGGTCGTGACCGGACCCGGGGGTGAGGTCGGCGAAGCGCTGGTCACCGATGAGCGCGTTCGCATGGTGTCGTTCACGGGCGGAGTGGAAGCCGGAAAGCGAATCGCGGCGCTCGCGGGGCTGAAGAAAATGGGCATGGAACTGGGCGGGAATGCGCCTGTGCTCGTCGCCGAAGACTGTGACTTGGCGGAAGCCGTGGAGTCCTGCGTTTCCGGAGCATTCTGGGCCGTGGGGCAGAACTGCATCGGCGTGCAACGAATCTTCGCGCAGGATTCCGTATACGACGCCTTCCGGGATGCCTTCGTCGCGCGGACCAGGCAGTACCGGACCGGGTTCCAGATGGACGAGAGAACCGACATGGGGCCCATGATCACGGAATCCGAAGCGGCACGAGTCATCGCGTGGGTGGAAGAAGCCGTCGCGGAGGGCGCGACCCTTCTCACCGGAGGAACGCGCGAGGGAACCCTCGTGCAGCCGACTGTTCTGGAGGGCGTGCGGGACAGCGCGAAGCTCGCATGCAGCGAGG
Coding sequences:
- a CDS encoding aldehyde dehydrogenase family protein, which encodes MKMLIGGEWVSREDTIDVRNPFDGSVVDTVPRGTAEDVRAAVAGAVSGYKTNRDLPAHRRISILMRAAEIMQSRHEELAETIAMEGSKTITEARKEVGRAINTITISAEEARRITGETLPFDSAEGSENRVGYYFRFPIGVIAAITPFNDPLNLVAHKVGPAIAGGNSVVVKPATVTPLSALKLAEILLEAGLPPEVISVVTGPGGEVGEALVTDERVRMVSFTGGVEAGKRIAALAGLKKMGMELGGNAPVLVAEDCDLAEAVESCVSGAFWAVGQNCIGVQRIFAQDSVYDAFRDAFVARTRQYRTGFQMDERTDMGPMITESEAARVIAWVEEAVAEGATLLTGGTREGTLVQPTVLEGVRDSAKLACSEVFGPVVSLFRYAELDDALERANAVDVGLHGAIFTKDLAKAFHAIRHLDVGGIMVNDSSDYRVDLMPFGGVKNSGLGREGIRFALQEMTEPKVVCFNL